The following are from one region of the Microbacterium sp. cx-55 genome:
- a CDS encoding glycerol-3-phosphate dehydrogenase/oxidase produces MTTDAAPRRSWQQLVDRPHAEVLIVGGGINGLATFRDLAMQGIDVALVERDDFVSGASAASSHMIHGGIRYLENGEFRLVHEAVVERNGLLQIAPHYVRPLQTTIPISSTFSGVLSAPFRFLRHGAGRPKERGAVLIKIGLVIYDSFSRGGGQVARHAFHGRTQSRRILPELNPSTRYTASYWDASLHDPERLALDVLQDGITAGRDRARAANYVAAVEARDGAVLLQDAETGAQVEFTASVVVNASGPWTDLTNADLGAPTHYMGGTKGSHIVLDNPALLAATGGREIFFEHSDGRIVLIYPLKGRVLVGTTDLEHDMRDEIICTDAEVDYFFELIGHVFPRIEVDREQIVYRFSGVRPLPGHGDLAPGFVSRDYRIESSPLTGSDGRVPVLSLVGGKWTTFRALAENLSDRVLEALGADRRQSTAGVQIGGGIGYPTTDRRRARWVNDNAQGLPAERVAVLLDRYGTRATEVITAIVADADDAPLSAAPNYSTAELRHLARAENVVHLADLLLRRTSLAFTGEAVAAAAQIADAVAPALGWDAPRVAHEVQAGIAAVRRAEPHPVSARSDETDAEPASADAGTAHAES; encoded by the coding sequence ATGACGACGGATGCGGCCCCTCGACGGTCCTGGCAGCAGTTGGTCGATCGTCCCCACGCCGAGGTGCTGATCGTCGGCGGCGGTATCAACGGTCTCGCGACCTTCCGCGACCTGGCGATGCAGGGGATCGACGTCGCCCTCGTCGAACGCGACGATTTCGTCAGCGGTGCGTCTGCGGCCAGCTCCCACATGATCCACGGCGGCATCCGGTACCTCGAGAACGGCGAGTTCCGTCTCGTGCACGAAGCGGTCGTCGAACGCAACGGTCTGCTGCAGATCGCGCCGCACTACGTGCGCCCTCTGCAGACGACGATCCCGATCTCGTCGACGTTCTCGGGCGTCCTCTCCGCCCCGTTCCGATTCCTGCGCCACGGCGCCGGACGCCCGAAGGAGCGCGGTGCGGTGCTCATCAAGATCGGGCTCGTCATCTACGACTCCTTCTCTCGCGGCGGCGGACAGGTCGCGCGGCACGCGTTTCACGGGCGCACGCAGTCCCGCCGCATCCTTCCCGAGTTGAACCCGTCCACGCGCTACACCGCTTCGTACTGGGACGCCTCGCTGCACGATCCCGAGCGGCTCGCGCTCGACGTGCTGCAGGACGGGATCACCGCCGGCCGTGACCGCGCTCGCGCGGCGAACTACGTCGCCGCGGTCGAAGCGCGGGACGGGGCGGTGCTGCTGCAGGATGCGGAGACCGGCGCGCAGGTCGAGTTCACCGCATCCGTCGTCGTGAACGCGTCGGGCCCGTGGACCGACCTCACGAACGCGGATCTCGGCGCGCCGACCCACTACATGGGCGGCACGAAGGGGTCGCACATCGTGCTCGACAACCCGGCGCTGCTCGCAGCGACCGGCGGGCGGGAGATCTTCTTCGAGCACAGCGACGGCCGCATCGTGCTCATCTACCCGCTGAAAGGCCGGGTGCTGGTGGGCACGACCGACCTCGAGCACGACATGCGTGACGAGATCATCTGCACCGACGCCGAAGTCGACTACTTCTTCGAGCTGATCGGCCACGTCTTCCCTCGCATCGAGGTGGACCGCGAGCAGATCGTCTACAGGTTCTCGGGTGTGCGTCCGCTCCCGGGTCACGGCGATCTCGCCCCCGGGTTCGTGTCGCGCGACTACCGGATCGAGTCCTCCCCGCTCACGGGTTCGGATGGCCGCGTGCCCGTACTCAGCCTCGTCGGAGGCAAGTGGACGACGTTCCGCGCGCTCGCCGAGAACCTCTCCGACCGCGTGCTCGAGGCCCTCGGCGCCGACCGTCGGCAGAGCACCGCCGGTGTGCAGATCGGCGGTGGCATCGGCTACCCGACGACCGATCGCCGGCGCGCACGTTGGGTGAACGACAACGCCCAGGGTCTTCCGGCCGAGCGTGTTGCCGTGCTGCTGGACCGGTACGGAACGCGCGCGACCGAGGTGATCACCGCGATCGTGGCGGATGCGGACGACGCACCCCTCTCGGCCGCACCGAACTACTCGACCGCCGAACTGCGCCACCTCGCCCGCGCCGAGAACGTCGTGCACCTCGCCGACCTGCTTCTTCGTCGGACGAGCCTCGCGTTCACGGGCGAGGCCGTCGCCGCCGCTGCGCAGATCGCGGATGCGGTGGCACCGGCGCTGGGCTGGGACGCCCCGCGCGTGGCGCACGAGGTGCAGGCCGGGATCGCCGCGGTACGCCGGGCGGAGCCGCATCCGGTGTCGGCACGCTCCGACGAAACGGATGCGGAGCCCGCATCCGCGGACGCGGGCACGGCGCACGCCGAGTCCTGA
- the glpK gene encoding glycerol kinase GlpK, with protein sequence MADHVIALDQGTTSTRAIVFDAAGRIVASAQREHAQIMPRAGWVEHDANEIWTNAVWVLETALAESGLGSDEIAALGITNQRETAIVWDRRTGEPVHNAIVWQDTRTQPAIDRLVDAHADYDRFADITGLPLATYFSASKVAWILDQVPGARADADAGHLLFGTADSWLVWKLTNGDRHLTDVTNASRTLLMDLEALDWSERMLDVFGIPRTMLPEIVSSSAVVGEISAVAALRGTPIAGILGDQQAATFGQAAFLPGESKNTYGTGNFLLVGTGERIVRSPHGLITTVAYRIGDEPAQYAMEGSIAVTGSLVQWLRDNLGMFSESNEIERLAASVPDNGGAYFVPAFSGLFAPYWRPDARGALVGLTRYVNRAHIARAALEATAFQTLDVIGAVEADTGHALEELRVDGGMTKNGLLMQFQADILGVPVVRPEVIETTALGAAYAAGLATGVWTDLDELRSHWREGERWEPQMDGEERDRRIRMWRKAVRRSFDWVDDDARILMGTTG encoded by the coding sequence GTGGCCGACCATGTGATCGCCCTCGACCAGGGCACCACTTCCACCCGAGCGATCGTCTTCGACGCGGCCGGTCGCATCGTGGCGAGCGCGCAGCGCGAGCACGCGCAGATCATGCCGCGCGCCGGCTGGGTCGAGCACGATGCGAACGAGATCTGGACCAACGCGGTCTGGGTGCTCGAGACCGCGCTCGCCGAGTCGGGCCTGGGATCGGACGAGATCGCGGCCCTCGGAATCACGAACCAGCGCGAAACCGCCATCGTGTGGGACCGCCGCACCGGTGAACCCGTCCACAACGCGATCGTCTGGCAGGACACGCGCACGCAGCCGGCGATCGACCGCCTCGTCGACGCGCACGCGGACTACGACCGCTTCGCCGACATCACCGGCCTGCCGCTCGCCACCTACTTCTCTGCATCCAAGGTCGCTTGGATCCTCGACCAGGTGCCCGGTGCGCGCGCGGATGCGGACGCCGGACACCTCCTGTTCGGCACCGCCGACAGCTGGCTCGTCTGGAAGCTCACGAACGGCGACCGGCACCTGACCGACGTCACCAACGCCAGCCGCACGCTCCTCATGGACCTCGAAGCGCTCGATTGGTCCGAGCGCATGCTCGATGTGTTCGGCATCCCGCGGACGATGCTTCCGGAGATCGTGTCGTCCTCGGCCGTCGTCGGGGAGATCTCCGCGGTGGCGGCGCTTCGCGGAACCCCGATTGCCGGCATCCTGGGCGACCAGCAGGCCGCGACGTTCGGTCAGGCCGCCTTCCTTCCGGGCGAATCGAAGAACACCTACGGCACCGGCAACTTCCTCCTCGTCGGCACGGGCGAACGCATCGTCCGCTCGCCGCACGGCCTGATCACCACCGTCGCGTACCGGATCGGCGACGAGCCGGCGCAGTACGCCATGGAAGGATCCATCGCCGTCACCGGGTCGCTCGTGCAGTGGCTCCGCGACAACCTCGGCATGTTCAGCGAATCCAACGAGATCGAGCGGCTCGCCGCATCCGTCCCCGACAACGGCGGCGCCTACTTCGTGCCCGCATTCTCCGGACTGTTCGCGCCGTACTGGCGCCCGGATGCGCGCGGCGCACTCGTCGGGCTCACCCGCTACGTCAACCGTGCGCACATCGCTCGCGCCGCTCTCGAGGCCACCGCATTCCAGACGCTCGACGTGATCGGCGCGGTCGAGGCCGACACCGGCCACGCCCTCGAAGAACTCCGCGTCGACGGCGGAATGACCAAGAACGGCCTGCTCATGCAGTTCCAGGCCGACATCCTGGGCGTCCCCGTCGTGCGCCCCGAGGTCATCGAGACCACCGCGCTCGGCGCGGCCTATGCCGCAGGCCTCGCCACCGGAGTCTGGACCGACCTGGACGAACTCCGCAGCCACTGGCGCGAGGGCGAACGGTGGGAGCCGCAGATGGACGGCGAAGAACGGGACCGCCGCATCCGGATGTGGCGAAAAGCCGTCCGCCGATCCTTCGACTGGGTCGACGACGATGCCCGCATCCTCATGGGCACGACCGGCTGA
- a CDS encoding Fpg/Nei family DNA glycosylase, protein MPEMPEVEGLVAFLNGRLPGRQITKAQIVAISALKTYDPPIESLIGATVRAVQRHGKFLDVDVFGVDADAHLVFHLAKAGWLRWYDTMPATVVKPGRTPIALRVGFDDGSGFDLTEAGTKKSLAVYVARSPADVPGIARLGPDPLAPGFTRDTLAGLLAGRRTQIKGVLRDQSIVAGIGNAYSDEILHVARLSPYALAATLSNGDIDTLYAATVETLTDAVATASGKPPADLKDAKRRGMRVHGRRGEACPVCGDVVRSVFFADNSLEYCATCQTGGKILADRRLSRLLK, encoded by the coding sequence ATGCCGGAGATGCCGGAGGTCGAAGGTCTCGTCGCGTTCCTGAACGGCCGCCTCCCCGGGCGGCAGATCACGAAGGCGCAGATCGTCGCGATCTCGGCTCTGAAGACCTACGACCCCCCGATCGAGAGCCTCATCGGTGCGACGGTGCGGGCGGTGCAGCGTCACGGCAAGTTCCTCGACGTCGACGTGTTCGGGGTGGACGCTGACGCGCATCTCGTGTTCCACCTGGCGAAGGCGGGGTGGTTGCGCTGGTACGACACGATGCCGGCGACCGTCGTGAAGCCCGGTCGAACACCGATCGCGCTGCGCGTGGGGTTCGACGACGGCTCCGGTTTCGATCTCACCGAGGCCGGCACCAAGAAGTCGCTCGCGGTGTACGTGGCGCGCTCCCCCGCGGATGTGCCGGGAATCGCGCGGCTGGGACCCGATCCGCTGGCGCCCGGTTTCACGCGCGACACGCTCGCGGGCCTGCTTGCCGGGCGGCGCACGCAGATCAAGGGCGTCCTCCGCGATCAGTCGATCGTCGCGGGCATCGGCAACGCCTACTCCGACGAGATCCTGCACGTCGCGCGGCTGTCTCCGTACGCGCTGGCCGCGACGCTCTCGAACGGCGACATCGACACGCTGTACGCGGCGACCGTCGAGACGCTGACGGATGCGGTGGCGACCGCATCCGGAAAACCTCCGGCCGACCTCAAGGACGCCAAGCGCCGCGGGATGCGCGTGCACGGGCGGCGCGGTGAGGCGTGCCCGGTGTGCGGCGACGTGGTGCGTTCGGTCTTCTTCGCCGACAATTCGCTCGAGTACTGCGCGACCTGCCAGACCGGGGGCAAGATCCTGGCGGATCGCCGCCTCTCGCGGCTCCTCAAGTAA
- a CDS encoding GNAT family N-acetyltransferase, with product MEPVTLRTARLELFAPTIDDVDAIHAACQDAEIQRYTTVPSPYPRSLAEAFVDRVAAEWAVGVHFTWGVHRDGALVGTIGIYRVDGTGAGELGYWTAPAARGDGVVREAARAVIDWGFSPDGLRLARIEWRAVVGNIGSARAARALGFRYEGMSRSVLRNGTGVRSDGWIAGLLADDDRTPQSWPVLD from the coding sequence ATGGAACCGGTCACGCTCCGCACCGCCCGTCTCGAGCTGTTCGCGCCGACGATCGACGACGTCGACGCGATCCATGCGGCGTGCCAGGATGCGGAGATCCAGCGCTACACGACCGTGCCCTCGCCGTACCCGCGCTCACTGGCCGAGGCGTTCGTCGACCGGGTCGCGGCGGAGTGGGCGGTCGGTGTGCATTTCACCTGGGGCGTCCACCGCGACGGTGCCCTGGTCGGCACGATCGGCATCTACCGCGTCGACGGGACGGGTGCCGGCGAGCTCGGCTACTGGACGGCCCCGGCGGCGCGAGGCGACGGCGTCGTGCGGGAGGCGGCGCGTGCGGTGATCGACTGGGGGTTCTCTCCCGACGGACTCCGCCTCGCCCGGATCGAATGGCGGGCCGTCGTCGGCAACATCGGTTCGGCCCGCGCCGCGCGGGCTCTCGGGTTCCGGTACGAGGGGATGTCGCGTTCGGTCCTGCGCAACGGAACGGGCGTCCGGAGCGACGGCTGGATCGCCGGCCTCCTCGCGGACGATGACCGCACGCCGCAGTCGTGGCCGGTCCTCGACTGA
- a CDS encoding alpha-hydroxy acid oxidase produces MSAIRRQLPNPAELLELMQFKKPDLNGKRRRLTSALTIEDLQRIAKRRTPTAAFDYTDGAADGEISLSRARQAFQDIEFHPSILRDVSHVDTSTTVFGGPSALPFGIAPTGFTRLMQTEGEIAGAGAAGAAGIPFTLSTLGTTSIEDVKAANPAGRNWFQLYVMRQREISYALVERAAKAGFDTLFFTVDTPVAGARLRDKRNGFSIPPQLSVGTILDALPRPWWWIDFLTTPKLEFASLSTTGGTVGELLDSAMDPSISFEDLDIIRSMWPGKIVVKGVQNVEDSRKLVDLGVDGIVLSNHGGRQLDRAPVPFHLLPEVVREVGADTEITIDTGIMNGADIVASIAMGAKFTLIGRAYLYGLMAGGREGVDRTIEILTEQIVRTMKLLQVSELAELTPSHVTQLQRLAPRTMSGSPITV; encoded by the coding sequence ATGAGTGCCATCCGCCGGCAGCTGCCGAACCCCGCCGAACTCCTCGAACTGATGCAGTTCAAGAAGCCCGATCTGAACGGCAAGCGCCGTCGCCTCACCTCGGCGCTCACGATCGAGGATCTGCAGCGGATCGCCAAGCGCCGCACCCCGACCGCGGCCTTCGACTACACGGATGGCGCCGCCGACGGCGAGATCTCGCTCTCGCGTGCCCGCCAGGCTTTCCAGGACATCGAGTTCCACCCGTCGATCCTGCGCGACGTGTCGCACGTCGACACCTCCACGACCGTCTTCGGCGGCCCGTCCGCGCTGCCGTTCGGAATCGCGCCGACCGGCTTCACGCGCCTCATGCAGACCGAGGGCGAGATCGCCGGTGCGGGGGCGGCCGGTGCGGCCGGCATCCCCTTCACCCTGTCGACGCTCGGCACGACCTCGATCGAAGACGTGAAGGCCGCGAATCCCGCGGGCCGCAACTGGTTCCAGCTGTACGTGATGCGCCAGCGCGAGATCTCGTACGCGCTAGTCGAGCGCGCCGCGAAGGCGGGATTCGACACGCTGTTCTTCACCGTCGACACCCCGGTCGCCGGTGCACGGCTGCGCGACAAGCGCAACGGGTTCTCGATCCCGCCGCAGCTGAGCGTCGGCACCATCCTCGACGCGCTCCCCCGCCCCTGGTGGTGGATCGACTTCCTCACGACCCCGAAGCTCGAGTTCGCGTCGCTGTCGACGACGGGCGGCACGGTCGGCGAGTTGCTCGACTCCGCCATGGACCCCTCGATCTCGTTCGAGGATCTCGACATCATCCGCTCGATGTGGCCGGGCAAGATCGTCGTGAAGGGCGTGCAGAACGTCGAGGATTCCCGGAAACTCGTCGATCTCGGCGTCGACGGCATCGTGCTCTCGAACCACGGCGGACGCCAGCTCGACCGCGCGCCCGTGCCGTTCCACCTGCTGCCGGAGGTCGTCCGCGAGGTCGGAGCAGACACCGAGATCACGATCGACACGGGCATCATGAACGGCGCCGACATCGTGGCATCCATCGCCATGGGGGCGAAGTTCACCCTCATCGGCCGCGCCTACCTTTACGGCCTGATGGCCGGCGGACGCGAGGGCGTGGACCGCACGATCGAGATCCTCACCGAGCAGATCGTTCGCACGATGAAGCTGCTGCAGGTGTCGGAACTGGCCGAACTCACGCCGTCACACGTCACGCAGTTGCAGCGCCTCGCGCCGCGCACGATGTCGGGAAGCCCGATCACGGTCTGA
- a CDS encoding FadR/GntR family transcriptional regulator, translating to MTDVRNPAWAPVMRSRAHELVIQAIEDQIMTGGLTVGDPLPPERELASRLEVSRAGVREAVRVLEGQGVLRSRVGSGAEAGTFIAALPDAALTRFLRLHVALANYPLADVVDARVTLERSSASFAARNADAAALAPIRAALDRGAVPGLSLAEFNDADTAFHVAIAEAGENRLVASMTVAIRESLSARILDALADHADWSGLAARLHAQHVELFEAISRRDPDAAARLAEEHIRFAGQELPHVP from the coding sequence GTGACCGACGTACGCAACCCGGCCTGGGCTCCCGTCATGCGCAGTCGCGCGCACGAGCTCGTGATTCAGGCGATCGAAGACCAGATCATGACCGGCGGACTGACGGTCGGTGATCCGCTGCCTCCCGAGCGTGAACTCGCCTCCCGGCTCGAAGTGAGCCGCGCGGGAGTTCGCGAAGCCGTGCGCGTGCTCGAAGGGCAGGGCGTGCTGCGGTCGAGGGTCGGCTCCGGCGCCGAGGCCGGCACGTTCATCGCCGCACTCCCCGACGCCGCGCTCACCCGTTTCCTGCGCTTGCACGTCGCGCTCGCGAACTACCCGCTGGCCGACGTGGTCGATGCGCGCGTGACGCTGGAGCGGTCGTCCGCGTCGTTCGCGGCGCGGAACGCGGATGCGGCCGCCCTGGCCCCCATCCGGGCCGCCCTCGACCGGGGCGCCGTCCCCGGGCTGTCGCTCGCCGAGTTCAACGACGCCGACACGGCGTTCCACGTCGCGATCGCCGAGGCGGGCGAGAACCGTCTGGTGGCCTCGATGACCGTCGCCATCCGGGAGTCGCTGAGCGCCCGCATCCTGGACGCGCTCGCCGACCACGCGGACTGGTCGGGCCTCGCAGCCCGGCTGCACGCGCAGCACGTCGAGCTGTTCGAAGCGATCAGCCGGCGTGATCCCGACGCCGCTGCGCGACTGGCGGAGGAGCACATCCGCTTCGCCGGCCAGGAACTCCCGCACGTTCCCTGA
- a CDS encoding endonuclease domain-containing protein: MSAFFATPCVYSTRADLRSGGYTDSSIARLCRDGEVVRVRRGRYVDASLPAEIVDAARLGGRLDCTSLLRLLGVFVLDDGRLHIQIERGSSRLPHRGTNVHAHWRTTATASSDLIVDPIEALAQACRCLAPRAAVATLDSAWHLGVVDEAGINEVFARLPGRFRTLRRLLDPRSESGPETLVRLMLRAMGVRVDVQAWIPGVGRVDLLVDGWLIIECDSRAFHSDWTQHRNDRRRDSASAARGYVTLRPIAEDIFGNPADVRAAIAGLLSAGPPRRRRANSSRTGRTAALRPATA, translated from the coding sequence ATGTCAGCGTTCTTCGCCACCCCGTGCGTGTATTCGACTCGGGCGGATCTCCGTTCCGGCGGCTACACCGATTCGTCGATTGCACGGCTGTGTCGCGATGGTGAGGTGGTGCGAGTGCGGCGGGGTCGCTATGTCGATGCGAGCCTCCCCGCAGAGATCGTCGATGCCGCCCGCCTCGGCGGGCGGCTCGATTGCACGTCGCTGCTGCGCCTTCTCGGGGTCTTCGTCCTCGACGATGGTCGCCTCCACATCCAGATCGAGCGTGGGTCCAGCCGGCTTCCCCATCGGGGCACGAACGTCCACGCGCACTGGCGGACGACGGCCACCGCCAGCTCCGATCTGATCGTCGACCCGATCGAGGCGTTGGCCCAGGCATGCCGCTGCCTCGCTCCGCGCGCGGCGGTCGCCACGCTCGATAGCGCGTGGCATCTCGGGGTCGTCGACGAGGCGGGGATCAACGAGGTGTTCGCCCGGCTGCCGGGTCGGTTCCGGACGCTCCGGCGTCTCCTCGACCCGCGGAGCGAATCCGGACCCGAAACGCTCGTGCGGTTGATGCTTCGAGCGATGGGGGTTCGCGTCGACGTACAGGCGTGGATTCCCGGTGTAGGCAGGGTCGATCTGCTCGTCGATGGCTGGCTCATCATCGAGTGCGACAGTCGCGCGTTCCACAGCGACTGGACCCAGCACCGCAACGACCGCCGCCGCGACAGCGCGTCGGCCGCGCGCGGCTACGTCACCCTGCGCCCCATCGCGGAGGACATCTTCGGGAACCCCGCCGACGTTCGCGCGGCCATCGCCGGGCTGCTGTCCGCGGGTCCGCCGCGTCGACGCCGCGCAAACTCCTCCAGAACGGGCCGCACGGCCGCTCTGCGACCCGCAACGGCGTGA